A region of Chelonia mydas isolate rCheMyd1 chromosome 7, rCheMyd1.pri.v2, whole genome shotgun sequence DNA encodes the following proteins:
- the SNX32 gene encoding sorting nexin-32 isoform X1, protein MEEPLEMPPGEESKPCSPSEELATDPSLQVEISDAVSERDKVKFTVQTKSSLPDFNRPALSVVRQHEDFVWLHDTFSENDEYAGIIIPPAPPRPDFEASREKLQRLGEGNSTLTREEFAKMKQELEGEYLAIFKKTVAMHEVFLQRLAAHPVLRRDHNFYVFLEYDQDLSVRGKNRKELLGGFFRNIVKSADEALITGVSGLKEVDEFFEHERTFLLEYHARVRDTCLKADRVMRSHKSLAEDYIPISVALSSLGTQEVRQLQTSFLKLAELFERLRKLEGRVASDEDLKLSDLLKYYMRDSQAAKDLLYRRLRALADYENANKALDRARMRNKEVKPAEVHQQLCCQRFEQLSASAKQGEYRRARSQGSWVLSLSLGGGGGGGVEWGRAGGWDPDLLVLSLSLSPWAELTDFKSRRISAFRKNLIELAELELKHAKASSLLLRNTLIVLKGDA, encoded by the exons ATGGAGGAGCCGCTGGAGATGCCGCCTGGGGAGGAGAGCAAG cctTGCTCACCCTCGGAGGAGCTCGCCACTGACCCCTCCTTGCAGGTTGAGATCTCAGACGCAGTCAGCGAACGGGacaaggtgaaattcactgtCCAGACCAAG AGCTCCCTGCCCGACTTCAACCGCCCAGCGCTCTCTGTGGTCCGGCAGCATGAGGACTTTGTTTGGCTGCACGACACCTTCTCTGAAAATGATGAATACGCTGGCATAATC atcccccctgcgccccccaggCCTGACTTCGAGGCATCACGGGAGAAGCTGCAGCGCCTCGGGGAGGGGAACAGCACCCTGACGCGGGAGGAGTTCGCCAAGATGAagcaggagctggaggg CGAGTACCTGGCCATCTTTAAAAAGACGGTGGCAATGCACGAGGTGTTCCTGCAGCGTCTGGCAGCCCATCCCGTCCTACGCCGGGACCACAACTTCTACGTCTTCCTGGAATATGACCAAGAC CTCAGTGTACGTGGCAAGAACCGCAAGGAGCTGCTGGGTGGTTTCTTCCGGAACATCGTCAAGTCAGCTGATGAGGCTCTCATCACCGGGGTGTCGGGGCTGAAG GAGGTGGACGAGTTCTTTGAGCACGAGCGGACATTCCTGCTGGAGTACCACGCCCGGGTGCGCGACACCTGCCTCAAGGCCGACCGCGTCATGCGCTCCCACAAGA GCCTGGCAGAGGACTATATCCCTATCTCAGTGGCACTGAGCAGCCTGGGCACACAGGAAGTCCGACAGCTCCAGAC GAGCTTCCTGAAATTGGCTGAACTCTTTGAACGGCTGCGG AAGTTGGAGGGCCGTGTGGCATCAGATGAGGATCTGAAACTGTCTGACCTGCTCAAGTACTACATGAGAGACTCACAGGCAGCCAAG GATCTGCTGTATCGGCGCCTGCGGGCCCTGGCTGATTACGAGAATGCCAACAAGGCACTGGACAGAGCCCGCATGAGGAACAAGGAGGTAAAGCCAGCTGAGGTCCATCAGCAGCTGTGCTGTCAGCGCTTTGAACAGCTCTCAGCCTCCGCCAAGCAAGGTGAATACAGAAGGGCTAGGAGCCAGGGctcttgggttctatccctgtctctgggtgggggtggaggggggggtgtcgaatggggtagagcagggggctgggatccagatctcctggttctctctctctctctctctccctgggcagAACTGACTGATTTCAAGTCACGTCGAATCTCCGCATTTCGCAAGAACCTGATCGAGCTGGCGGAGCTGGAGCTGAAACATGCCAAG
- the SNX32 gene encoding sorting nexin-32 isoform X2, protein MEEPLEMPPGEESKPCSPSEELATDPSLQVEISDAVSERDKVKFTVQTKSSLPDFNRPALSVVRQHEDFVWLHDTFSENDEYAGIIIPPAPPRPDFEASREKLQRLGEGNSTLTREEFAKMKQELEGEYLAIFKKTVAMHEVFLQRLAAHPVLRRDHNFYVFLEYDQDLSVRGKNRKELLGGFFRNIVKSADEALITGVSGLKEVDEFFEHERTFLLEYHARVRDTCLKADRVMRSHKSLAEDYIPISVALSSLGTQEVRQLQTSFLKLAELFERLRKLEGRVASDEDLKLSDLLKYYMRDSQAAKDLLYRRLRALADYENANKALDRARMRNKEVKPAEVHQQLCCQRFEQLSASAKQELTDFKSRRISAFRKNLIELAELELKHAKASSLLLRNTLIVLKGDA, encoded by the exons ATGGAGGAGCCGCTGGAGATGCCGCCTGGGGAGGAGAGCAAG cctTGCTCACCCTCGGAGGAGCTCGCCACTGACCCCTCCTTGCAGGTTGAGATCTCAGACGCAGTCAGCGAACGGGacaaggtgaaattcactgtCCAGACCAAG AGCTCCCTGCCCGACTTCAACCGCCCAGCGCTCTCTGTGGTCCGGCAGCATGAGGACTTTGTTTGGCTGCACGACACCTTCTCTGAAAATGATGAATACGCTGGCATAATC atcccccctgcgccccccaggCCTGACTTCGAGGCATCACGGGAGAAGCTGCAGCGCCTCGGGGAGGGGAACAGCACCCTGACGCGGGAGGAGTTCGCCAAGATGAagcaggagctggaggg CGAGTACCTGGCCATCTTTAAAAAGACGGTGGCAATGCACGAGGTGTTCCTGCAGCGTCTGGCAGCCCATCCCGTCCTACGCCGGGACCACAACTTCTACGTCTTCCTGGAATATGACCAAGAC CTCAGTGTACGTGGCAAGAACCGCAAGGAGCTGCTGGGTGGTTTCTTCCGGAACATCGTCAAGTCAGCTGATGAGGCTCTCATCACCGGGGTGTCGGGGCTGAAG GAGGTGGACGAGTTCTTTGAGCACGAGCGGACATTCCTGCTGGAGTACCACGCCCGGGTGCGCGACACCTGCCTCAAGGCCGACCGCGTCATGCGCTCCCACAAGA GCCTGGCAGAGGACTATATCCCTATCTCAGTGGCACTGAGCAGCCTGGGCACACAGGAAGTCCGACAGCTCCAGAC GAGCTTCCTGAAATTGGCTGAACTCTTTGAACGGCTGCGG AAGTTGGAGGGCCGTGTGGCATCAGATGAGGATCTGAAACTGTCTGACCTGCTCAAGTACTACATGAGAGACTCACAGGCAGCCAAG GATCTGCTGTATCGGCGCCTGCGGGCCCTGGCTGATTACGAGAATGCCAACAAGGCACTGGACAGAGCCCGCATGAGGAACAAGGAGGTAAAGCCAGCTGAGGTCCATCAGCAGCTGTGCTGTCAGCGCTTTGAACAGCTCTCAGCCTCCGCCAAGCAAG AACTGACTGATTTCAAGTCACGTCGAATCTCCGCATTTCGCAAGAACCTGATCGAGCTGGCGGAGCTGGAGCTGAAACATGCCAAG